From the Halichoerus grypus chromosome 3, mHalGry1.hap1.1, whole genome shotgun sequence genome, one window contains:
- the KLB gene encoding beta-klotho produces MKPGCAAGSPGNEWIFLSTDERNTHYRKTMCNCGLQRSVILSAFILLRAVTGFSGDGRAIWSKTPHFSPVNESQLFLYDTFPKNFFWGVGTGAFQVEGNWKTDGKGPSIWDHFIQTHLQNVNSTNSSSDSYIFLEKDLSALDFIGVSFYQFSISWPRLFPDGIAAVANAKGLQYYNTLLDALVLRNIEPVVTLYHWDLPLALQEKYGGWKNETITDIFNDYATYCFQMFGDRVKYWITIHNPYLVAWHGYGTGMHAPGERGDLAAVYTVGHNLIKAHSKVWHNYNTNFRPHQKGLVSITLGSHWIEPNRSENMMDILKCQQSMVSVLGWFASPIHGDGDYPEVMKKKLLSILPLFSEAEKKDVRGTADFFAFSFGPNNFKPQNTMAKMGQNVSLNLREVLNWIKLEYGNPRILIAENGWFTDSHVKTEDTTAIYMMKNFLNQVLQAIRLDGIQVFGYTAWSLLDGFEWQDAYTTRRGLFYVDLNSKQKERKPKSSARYYKQIIQENGFTFKESTPDVRGQFPCDFSWGVTESVLKPKVVASSPQFSDPHLYVWNVTGNRLLHRVEGVRLKTRPAQCTDFGSIKRQLEMLARMKVTHYRFALDWPAVLPTGNLSVVDRQALTYYRCVVSEGLKLNISPMVTLYYPTHAHLGLPTPLLHGGGWLNPSTAQAFQDYAGLCFQELGDLVKLWITINEPNRLSDIYSHTGNDTYRAAHNLLIAHALVWRLYDRQFRPVQRGAVSLALHSDWAEPANPYADSHWQAAERLLQFEIAWFAEPLFKTGDYPLAMREYIALKNRQGLSRSTLPRFTEEERRLVKGAADFYALNHFTTRFVMHARQNGSRYDADRDVQFLQDITRLSSPSRLAVLPWGERKVLRWIRKNYGDVDVYITASGIDDQSLENDELRKYYLEKYIQEALKAHLIDKVKIKGYYAFKLTEEKSKPRFGFFTSEFKAKSSVQLYNKLIGNSGFPSENTSPRCSQTQRNTECMVCLFLVQKKPLIFFGCCFFSTLVLLLSITIFHKRKRKKIWKAKNLQHIPLK; encoded by the exons ATGAAGCCAGGCTGTGCGGCTGGATCTCCAGGGAATGAATGGATTTTCCTCAGCACCGATGAAAGAAACACACACTATAGGAAAACAATGTGCAACTGCGGGCTGCAAAGATCTGTCATCCTGTCGGCATTTATTCTCCTAAGAGCTGTAACTGGATTCTCTGGAGATGGAAGAGCTATATGGTCTAAAACTCCTCATTTTAGTCCGGTAAATGAAAGTCAGCTCTTCCTCTATGACACTTTTCCTAAAAACTTTTTCTGGGGCGTTGGGACTGGAGCATTTCAAGTGGAAGGGAATTGGAAGACAGATGGAAAAGGACCCTCTATATGGGATCATTTCATCCAAACACACCTTCAAAATGTCAACAGCACGAATAGTTCCAGTGACAGTtacatttttctggaaaaagacTTATCAGCCCTGGATTTTATCGGAGTTTCTTTTTATCAATTCTCAATTTCCTGGCCAAGGCTCTTCCCCGATGGGATAGCAGCAGTTGCCAACGCAAAAGGTCTCCAGTACTACAATACTCTTCTCGATGCTTTAGTACTTAGAAACATTGAACCTGTGGTGACTTTATACCATTGGGATTTGCCTCTGGCGCTACAAGAAAAATATGGGGGGtggaaaaatgaaaccataacAGATATCTTCAATGACTATGCCACCTACTGTTTCCAGATGTTTGGGGACCGTGTCAAATATTGGATTACAATTCACAATCCGTATCTAGTTGCTTGGCATGGGTACGGGACAGGTATGCACGCGCCTGGAGAGAGGGGAGACTTAGCAGCTGTCTACACTGTGGGACACAACCTAATCAAG GCTCATTCAAAAGTTTGGCATAACTACAACACAAATTTCCGCCCACATCAGAAGGGTTTGGTGTCAATCACGTTGGGATCCCATTGGATTGAGCCAAACAGATCAGAAAACATGATGGATATACTCAAGTGTCAACAATCCATGGTTTCCGTGCTCGGGTGGTTTGCCAGCCCTATCCACGGGGATGGAGACTATCCAGAGGTGATGAAAAAGAAGTTGCTCTCCATTCTACCCCTTTTCTCTGAAGCAGAGAAGAAGGACGTGAGGGGCACCGCTGacttctttgccttttcctttggACCCAACAATTTCAAGCCCCAGAACACCATGGCTAAAATGGGACAAAATGTGTCACTCAACTTAAGAGAAGTGCTGAATTGGATTAAGCTGGAATATGGCAACCCCCGGATCTTGATTGCTGAGAATGGCTGGTTCACAGACAGTCATGTGAAAACAGAAGATACTACAGCCATCTACATGATGAAGAATTTCCTCAACCAGGTTCTTCAAG CTATAAGGCTGGATGGAATACAAGTGTTCGGCTACACTGCCTGGTCCCTCCTGGATGGCTTTGAATGGCAGGATGCTTACACCACTCGCCGAGGATTGTTTTATGTGGATTTGAATagcaagcaaaaagaaagaaagcccaaGTCTTCGGCACGTTACTATAAACAGATCATCCAGGAAAATGGTTTTACTTTCAAAGAGTCCACCCCGGATGTGCGGGGTCAGTTTCCCTGCGACTTCTCGTGGGGCGTCACCGAGTCTGTCCTTAAG CCCAAGGTGGTGGCTTCCTCCCCACAGTTCAGCGACCCTCACCTGTACGTGTGGAATGTGACGGGCAACAGACTGCTGCACCGAGTGGAAGGGGTGAGGCTGAAAACACGGCCCGCTCAATGCACAGACTTCGGCAGCATCAAGAGACAACTGgagatgttggcaagaatgaaAGTCACTCACTACAGGTTTGCTCTGGACTGGCCCGCAGTCCTCCCCACCGGCAACCTGTCCGTGGTTGACCGCCAAGCTCTGACGTACTACAGGTGTGTGGTCAGCGAGGGGCTGAAGCTCAACATCTCCCCGATGGTCACCTTGTACTATCCGACGCACGCCCACCTGGGCCTCCCCACGCCCCTGCTGCACGGCGGGGGCTGGCTGAACCCATCCACAGCCCAGGCCTTCCAGGACTACGCTGGGCTGTGCTTCCAGGAGCTGGGGGACCTGGTGAAGCTCTGGATCACCATCAATGAGCCCAACCGGCTGAGTGACATCTACAGCCACACTGGTAACGACACCTACCGGGCAGCGCACAACCTGCTGATCGCCCACGCGCTGGTCTGGCGCCTCTACGACAGGCAGTTCAGGCCTGTGCAGCGCGGGGCCGTGTCGCTGGCTTTGCACTCGGACTGGGCCGAACCCGCCAACCCCTACGCCGACTCGCACTGGCAGGCGGCCGAGCGCCTCCTCCAGTTCGAAATCGCCTGGTTCGCAGAGCCCCTCTTCAAGACCGGGGACTACCCGTTGGCCATGAGGGAGTACATCGCGCTCAAGAACAGGCAGGGGCTCTCGCGCTCCACCCTGCCTCGCTTCACCgaggaggagaggaggctggTCAAGGGCGCCGCCGACTTCTACGCGCTCAACCACTTCACCACCAGGTTCGTGATGCACGCGCGCCAGAACGGCAGCCGCTACGACGCCGACAGGGACGTCCAGTTCCTGCAGGACATCACCCGCCTGAGCTCCCCCAGCCGCCTGGCTGTCCTGCCTTGGGGCGAGCGCAAGGTGCTGAGGTGGATCCGGAAGAACTATGGAGACGTGGATGTTTACATCACGGCCAGTGGCATCGATGACCAGTCTCTGGAAAATGATGAACTCAGAAAATACTACTTAGAGAAATACATTCAGGAGGCTTTGAAAG CACACCTAATTGATAAAGTCAAAATCAAAGGCTATTATGCATTCAAACTGACTGAAGAAAAATCTAAACCCAGATTTGGATTCTTCACATCTGAATTCAAAGCTAAATCCTCAGTTCAGCTTTACAACAAACTGATCGGCAACAGCGGCTTCCCTTCTGAGAACACGAGTCCTAGGTGCAGTCAGACTCAAAGAAACACAGAGTGCATGGTCTGCTTATTTCTTGTGCAAAAGAAACCATTGATATTCTTCGGTTGTTGCTTCTTCTCCACGCTGGTTCTACTTTTATCAATTACCATTTTTCATAAgcgaaagagaaaaaaaatttggaaagcaaAGAACTTACAACACATACCATTAAAGTAA